Proteins from a single region of Rhodovibrio salinarum DSM 9154:
- a CDS encoding DMT family transporter, which yields MSAPALLGIGFMVLSGFTNTVMVSAVKVLSSDLHPAQISFFRCLIGLIMLLPVIWHAGGAAVVRTSHPWLHVLRGALNAVGMLSFFWAVSLAPLATVSAINFTAPLFATLLAILILGERVGARRWSALVVGFASTLLILRPGGELLGDGALLALGASVVWAGAMIVIKRLTETESSLSITVWAAFFVGLFTLVPALLVWKWPTPIQWGWLVGIGALGSVVQLSLSRAFALADTSVVLPFDFLKLVWASLFGIVFFAEVPDLFTWVGGSMIFVSSVYVAYRERRPRTTPEGYG from the coding sequence GTGAGCGCGCCGGCGCTTCTCGGTATCGGCTTCATGGTGCTCTCCGGTTTCACCAACACCGTTATGGTGTCGGCGGTGAAGGTGCTGTCGAGCGACCTTCATCCGGCGCAAATCAGCTTCTTCCGCTGCCTGATCGGCCTGATCATGCTGCTGCCGGTGATCTGGCACGCCGGGGGCGCAGCCGTGGTGCGCACGTCGCACCCCTGGCTGCACGTGTTGCGCGGCGCGCTCAACGCTGTCGGGATGTTGTCGTTCTTCTGGGCCGTGAGCCTAGCCCCTCTGGCGACGGTTTCCGCCATCAACTTCACCGCGCCGCTCTTCGCGACGCTGCTGGCAATCCTGATCCTTGGCGAGCGTGTGGGCGCACGCCGCTGGTCAGCCCTCGTTGTTGGCTTTGCCAGCACGTTGCTGATCCTGCGCCCGGGCGGCGAACTGCTTGGGGATGGCGCCTTGTTGGCTTTGGGCGCCAGCGTCGTCTGGGCGGGCGCGATGATCGTGATCAAGCGTTTGACGGAGACGGAAAGCTCCCTATCCATCACCGTGTGGGCGGCCTTCTTCGTGGGGCTCTTCACCCTGGTGCCGGCGTTACTGGTCTGGAAATGGCCGACACCGATCCAGTGGGGCTGGCTGGTTGGGATCGGGGCCTTGGGGAGCGTGGTACAGCTGTCCCTGTCGCGGGCCTTTGCGCTGGCGGACACCAGCGTCGTGTTGCCGTTCGATTTCCTCAAGCTGGTCTGGGCCAGCCTGTTCGGGATTGTGTTCTTCGCCGAGGTGCCGGACCTGTTCACGTGGGTCGGCGGGAGCATGATCTTCGTGAGCTCGGTCTACGTCGCTTACCGCGAGCGCCGCCCGCGAACGACCCCCGAAGGTTACGGCTGA
- a CDS encoding PepSY-associated TM helix domain-containing protein: protein MKTRAWFRVHSFTGVITGLLLFVICWSGTVATLSHEIDWLVTPEARVAVGAERASWGDILAAVEAAFPEAQVTSLQAPLYPRSAAEVLINRPEQARVRVYVDPYTAEVRGAYSYMNVWRFFRSLHRNLFFPTQWGVLFVSAFAVTMLVSLVGALCFYKRWWTRFFRFKAGKGRTLWSELHKTGGLWSLWFVLLISVTGAWYGIERARYEFADGIMAYVGAESSSVHPAPQPTCESTRPDLPLDAVVARARSVRPDMDLRHLRPGECALYLDGQADHLLVRDRANRLYVDRHTGEVLYDQRASDLPLYWRWANTADPLHYGDFGGLASKLVWCVFGLALSGLILTGTWLHVHRLAREAGGKARARWPGTMAACAISLGVLAASVPLGFFQTRDLYGPLVDGTRQLPTLAPGVRAVILGWIVLTMAMIGGWIFALWRPQMLVRDVARGSRRCRGGSRSASRSSS from the coding sequence ATGAAGACACGTGCCTGGTTTCGTGTGCACAGCTTCACGGGGGTGATTACCGGCCTGCTGCTGTTCGTGATCTGTTGGAGCGGGACCGTCGCGACGCTCTCGCACGAGATCGACTGGTTGGTGACGCCGGAAGCGCGGGTTGCCGTCGGTGCGGAGCGGGCGAGCTGGGGCGATATCTTGGCTGCGGTCGAAGCGGCCTTTCCTGAAGCTCAGGTGACATCGCTCCAGGCCCCGCTCTATCCCCGCTCGGCGGCCGAAGTGCTGATCAACCGGCCGGAACAGGCGCGCGTGCGTGTCTATGTCGACCCCTATACCGCCGAGGTGCGCGGCGCCTACAGCTATATGAACGTCTGGCGGTTCTTCCGCAGTCTTCACCGGAATCTGTTTTTCCCGACGCAATGGGGCGTTTTGTTCGTCTCCGCGTTCGCTGTGACGATGTTGGTGTCACTTGTGGGCGCCCTCTGTTTCTACAAACGCTGGTGGACCCGCTTTTTCCGGTTCAAGGCGGGCAAAGGCCGGACGCTTTGGTCCGAATTGCACAAGACGGGCGGTCTCTGGAGCCTGTGGTTCGTGCTGCTGATCAGCGTGACCGGGGCGTGGTACGGCATCGAACGGGCCCGGTACGAATTCGCCGACGGGATCATGGCCTATGTCGGCGCCGAAAGCTCCTCCGTTCATCCGGCGCCGCAACCGACCTGCGAGTCCACGCGCCCGGATCTGCCGCTGGACGCGGTCGTGGCACGGGCGCGCTCGGTGCGGCCGGACATGGATTTGCGACACCTGCGTCCCGGGGAGTGTGCCCTCTACCTTGACGGTCAAGCCGACCATCTGCTGGTGCGCGATCGCGCCAACCGCCTGTACGTGGACAGGCACACGGGAGAGGTGCTGTACGACCAGCGCGCCTCGGACCTGCCGCTGTACTGGCGCTGGGCGAATACCGCCGATCCCTTGCACTACGGTGACTTCGGCGGCCTCGCCAGCAAGCTTGTCTGGTGCGTCTTCGGTTTGGCGCTCAGCGGTTTGATCCTGACCGGCACGTGGTTGCACGTGCATCGGCTCGCCCGCGAGGCGGGCGGGAAAGCCCGTGCCCGATGGCCGGGGACGATGGCCGCGTGCGCGATTTCGCTCGGCGTGCTAGCCGCGTCCGTCCCTTTGGGTTTCTTCCAGACACGCGACCTCTACGGCCCCCTGGTCGATGGGACGCGGCAGTTGCCGACACTCGCGCCGGGTGTCCGGGCCGTGATCCTCGGCTGGATCGTTCTCACAATGGCCATGATCGGCGGCTGGATCTTTGCGCTGTGGCGGCCACAGATGCTGGTGCGGGACGTGGCACGGGGCTCGCGCCGCTGCCGTGGCGGGTCAAGATCGGCCTCCCGGTCTTCGTCCTAA
- a CDS encoding mannitol dehydrogenase family protein, which produces MSPQLGETTMGHAQATAVRPGYDPAAHGVGIVHIGCGAFHRAHQAVYTDDALARSGGDWRIIGVSLRSTEIVDALNAQSGLYTLITRGAGGTHSRIVASLAEARAASRDVAHVLAALVDPNIHLVTLTVTEKAYGIDRTAGDIDETHAAVAADLARPDAPTGVLGLLTEGLRRRRQAGIPPFTVLCCDNLPDNGHLLRTGVTAFARRIDPELADFIAQEVAFPCSMVDRITPAPTAQTRAEAERQTGLEDLAAVETEPFTQWVIEDRFPAGRPDWEAGGALFVDDVAPYERMKLRMLNGTHSMLAYAGFLAGCVYVRDVMADASLAALVKRHLAAAAATLEPLDGIDRARYAEQLAERFANPAIAHATYQIAMDGTEKLAQRIAAPAVAALEQGTPTRPFAFALAMWMRYCLGRSEAGETYDLRDPREASIAAAVAQAGDDGHALAAALFALRDVSPQRLAADAGFQAQVGEILNATMANGVRAVIDAEAQDRAATPS; this is translated from the coding sequence ATGAGCCCCCAGCTTGGCGAGACGACAATGGGCCATGCGCAGGCGACGGCCGTGCGTCCCGGCTACGATCCAGCGGCGCATGGCGTTGGGATCGTCCACATTGGGTGTGGGGCGTTCCACCGTGCCCACCAGGCCGTTTACACCGATGACGCGCTGGCGCGTTCCGGGGGCGACTGGCGGATCATCGGTGTCAGCCTGCGCAGCACCGAGATCGTCGACGCGTTGAACGCCCAGTCCGGGCTGTACACGCTGATCACACGAGGCGCCGGGGGCACCCACAGCCGGATCGTGGCCAGCCTTGCCGAAGCGCGCGCGGCCTCGCGGGACGTGGCGCACGTGCTGGCGGCGTTGGTCGACCCTAACATCCATCTCGTCACGCTGACGGTGACGGAAAAGGCGTACGGCATCGACCGCACCGCCGGCGACATCGACGAGACGCATGCCGCCGTTGCTGCCGACCTGGCGCGTCCGGACGCACCGACCGGCGTGCTCGGCCTCCTGACCGAAGGGCTGCGGCGGCGCAGGCAGGCAGGCATCCCCCCCTTCACCGTGCTGTGTTGCGACAACCTGCCGGACAATGGCCACCTTCTGCGGACCGGCGTGACGGCCTTCGCCCGGCGGATCGACCCTGAGCTCGCCGATTTCATCGCGCAGGAGGTGGCTTTCCCCTGCTCGATGGTCGACCGGATCACACCGGCCCCGACCGCACAGACCCGCGCGGAGGCGGAACGGCAAACCGGCCTGGAGGACCTAGCGGCGGTCGAGACGGAGCCCTTCACGCAGTGGGTGATCGAGGATCGCTTCCCCGCCGGTCGCCCCGACTGGGAAGCGGGCGGCGCGCTGTTCGTCGACGACGTTGCCCCTTATGAGCGCATGAAGCTGCGGATGCTGAACGGCACCCATTCGATGCTCGCCTATGCCGGATTTCTGGCGGGCTGCGTCTATGTACGCGACGTGATGGCCGATGCGTCCCTGGCGGCGCTGGTTAAGCGGCATCTCGCGGCCGCCGCCGCAACCCTCGAACCGCTTGATGGGATCGACCGGGCGCGGTACGCCGAGCAATTGGCCGAGCGCTTCGCCAACCCGGCAATCGCACACGCGACCTACCAGATCGCGATGGACGGCACCGAGAAGCTGGCTCAGCGCATCGCAGCACCGGCGGTGGCGGCACTGGAGCAGGGCACGCCCACCCGCCCCTTCGCGTTCGCGCTTGCCATGTGGATGCGCTATTGCCTCGGGCGGAGCGAAGCGGGGGAGACCTACGACCTCCGCGACCCTCGGGAGGCGAGCATAGCCGCGGCTGTCGCGCAGGCTGGCGACGATGGGCACGCGCTGGCCGCCGCACTGTTCGCGCTTCGGGACGTATCCCCCCAACGTCTGGCCGCCGACGCGGGTTTCCAGGCGCAGGTCGGGGAGATCCTGAACGCCACGATGGCGAACGGCGTGCGCGCGGTAATCGACGCCGAGGCGCAGGACCGAGCAGCGACGCCATCCTGA
- a CDS encoding RNA polymerase sigma factor yields MGSSAQELAVEALYRQHQTALRRFLVRMLRCEETAAEVSQEAWLRLLRRTPGRPVEEPRAYLFQVAANAARDRMARERTHAGVVDGSPVPEAVACSEPDAETAALARERLLLLAEAVDALSPRCREVFLMSRLDGLANGEIAARLGISRNMVEKHIIRALVHCRRCLDAAGK; encoded by the coding sequence ATGGGATCCTCGGCGCAGGAGCTTGCGGTGGAGGCGCTATACCGCCAGCATCAGACGGCGTTGCGCCGGTTTCTCGTGCGCATGCTGCGCTGCGAGGAGACGGCGGCTGAGGTGTCTCAGGAGGCGTGGCTGCGTCTGCTTCGCCGCACGCCAGGACGGCCCGTGGAGGAGCCCCGGGCCTATCTGTTCCAGGTGGCCGCGAATGCTGCCCGCGACCGCATGGCGCGGGAGCGCACGCACGCGGGCGTCGTCGACGGCAGCCCGGTACCCGAGGCGGTGGCGTGCTCCGAGCCGGATGCGGAAACCGCCGCCCTCGCGCGGGAGCGCCTTCTGCTGCTGGCCGAAGCCGTGGACGCGTTATCCCCGCGCTGCCGCGAGGTCTTTCTGATGAGCCGGCTTGACGGACTCGCCAACGGCGAGATCGCGGCCCGCCTGGGGATTTCCCGGAACATGGTGGAGAAGCACATCATCCGCGCCCTGGTGCACTGCCGTCGTTGCCTCGACGCCGCCGGGAAATAA
- a CDS encoding TonB-dependent siderophore receptor, with product MNTWGNTGSSRPATRDRALWYRMGALLTGGSLLALAAIPASADEGAQPVRETAQGSAQLAQAAEAQRFDIPAGDLQTALLAFSQAVDLQLLYPAEMTAERQTQGVQGSYTPEEALSRLLAGTGLQYRFSDANTVTLTKPGTQDGAGPLQLGPITVEGATESAYGPVDGYKASRSATATRTDTPLIDVPQAIQVVPREVIEDQKANSLADVAKNVSNVQAGGTFGNRAEVLRIRGFEQFAFTSDGMTSNPFFGDEIFLDLANVERVEVLKGPASVLYGQGGPGGLVNLVTKKPLDEPRYAADVTVGSYEFVRPTVDVSTPLNASKSLKFRVNGAYQRSDSFRDYFIDSERVFVAPIGTWDISPDTRLTLSAQYAEQENQFDRGLTAVGDRVADVPHSRYFGERFSKYEADQTRLRYLLEHEFNDSWKVRNSARFVTGNASRFSADNRGLQADNRTLDRRTFRQHDDIRELRLQNDVIGAFETGLLEHEVLIGVEAARAEREVEYAIASLAPIDIFDPVYGAQPGTFGSSTTTDNRINNVGLYLQDQVSIGDHWQVLAGGRFDYADIRSKRNGAVTSDQTEREFSPRLGLVYKPVDRVSLYASYSQSFQPEIGSTYAGSPFEPETGEQYEVGVKTEFFDRRVSTTLAAFQLTRENVLTADPDNPGFSVQTGEQRSRGVELDITGEILPGWKVIASGAYIDAEVTEDNTIEVGNRLANVPEISGSLWSTYEFQRGSLKGFGFGGGLFAVGARKGDLENTFDVDGYVRTDATVFYNYSENIQTSLNIQNLFDVEYIEASRGRREIHPGAPLTVMGTLSLTF from the coding sequence ATGAACACCTGGGGGAACACGGGCAGCAGCAGGCCCGCCACGCGGGACCGAGCGCTTTGGTATCGCATGGGGGCTTTGCTCACAGGGGGCTCGCTGCTGGCGCTGGCCGCTATTCCGGCTTCGGCCGACGAGGGGGCGCAGCCTGTGCGCGAGACCGCACAAGGGTCTGCCCAGCTCGCCCAGGCGGCTGAGGCCCAGCGCTTCGACATTCCCGCAGGCGACCTGCAGACGGCGCTGCTGGCCTTCTCTCAGGCCGTCGACCTACAACTCCTCTACCCGGCGGAGATGACGGCCGAACGCCAGACCCAGGGCGTGCAAGGTTCGTACACGCCTGAAGAGGCGCTGAGCCGTCTGCTTGCTGGTACCGGACTGCAGTATCGCTTTTCCGACGCGAATACCGTGACGCTGACAAAGCCAGGAACGCAGGACGGTGCCGGTCCTTTGCAGCTCGGGCCGATCACGGTGGAAGGGGCAACCGAGTCGGCTTACGGGCCGGTCGACGGCTACAAGGCCTCCCGCTCGGCAACGGCGACGCGGACGGACACGCCACTGATCGATGTGCCTCAGGCCATCCAGGTGGTGCCACGTGAGGTCATCGAGGATCAGAAGGCCAACAGCCTGGCGGATGTCGCCAAGAACGTCAGTAACGTTCAAGCGGGCGGCACCTTTGGCAACCGCGCGGAGGTGCTGCGGATACGGGGGTTCGAGCAGTTTGCTTTCACGTCTGACGGGATGACCAGTAACCCCTTCTTCGGGGACGAGATCTTCCTTGATCTTGCCAATGTCGAGCGCGTGGAGGTTCTCAAGGGCCCGGCATCGGTGCTTTATGGGCAGGGGGGGCCGGGCGGTCTGGTCAACCTGGTGACCAAAAAGCCCCTGGATGAGCCGCGTTACGCTGCGGATGTGACGGTCGGTAGCTATGAGTTCGTGCGTCCAACGGTGGATGTCTCCACCCCCCTGAATGCAAGCAAGAGCCTGAAATTCAGGGTCAACGGCGCCTACCAGCGGAGTGACAGCTTCCGGGATTATTTCATTGATTCCGAGCGCGTGTTCGTTGCCCCGATCGGCACATGGGACATTTCGCCGGATACGCGGCTTACGTTGAGCGCGCAGTACGCGGAGCAGGAGAACCAATTCGACCGGGGCTTAACCGCGGTTGGTGATCGCGTTGCCGATGTTCCGCACAGCCGCTATTTCGGCGAACGGTTCTCGAAGTACGAGGCGGACCAGACACGGCTGCGCTACCTCCTGGAGCACGAGTTCAATGACTCGTGGAAGGTGCGTAACTCGGCGCGCTTCGTCACCGGGAATGCATCGCGCTTCAGCGCGGACAATCGCGGTCTTCAGGCCGACAACAGGACGCTCGATCGCCGGACGTTTCGCCAGCATGACGACATCCGTGAACTGCGCCTTCAGAACGATGTAATCGGCGCGTTCGAGACCGGGCTCCTCGAGCACGAGGTGCTGATCGGTGTTGAAGCGGCCCGGGCCGAACGCGAGGTCGAGTATGCCATCGCAAGCCTAGCCCCCATCGATATTTTTGATCCGGTCTATGGCGCGCAGCCCGGGACGTTCGGGTCGTCGACCACGACCGATAACCGCATCAACAATGTCGGGCTGTACCTGCAGGATCAGGTGTCGATCGGCGATCACTGGCAGGTCCTCGCCGGGGGGCGTTTCGACTACGCGGACATTCGCAGCAAGCGCAACGGGGCGGTGACGTCCGATCAGACCGAGCGCGAATTCTCGCCCAGACTCGGTCTTGTCTACAAACCCGTCGACCGGGTGTCGCTGTACGCCAGCTACAGCCAGTCGTTCCAACCCGAGATCGGGTCCACCTACGCAGGCTCGCCCTTCGAGCCTGAAACCGGCGAGCAATACGAGGTCGGCGTCAAGACGGAGTTCTTCGACCGACGGGTCTCGACCACCTTGGCCGCGTTCCAGCTAACGCGCGAAAACGTGCTGACCGCCGATCCGGACAATCCGGGCTTTTCGGTGCAAACGGGCGAACAGCGGAGCCGAGGGGTCGAACTGGATATCACGGGTGAGATCCTGCCCGGTTGGAAGGTGATCGCCTCCGGCGCTTACATAGACGCCGAGGTCACGGAAGATAATACGATCGAGGTCGGCAACCGGCTGGCCAACGTTCCCGAGATCAGCGGCAGTCTTTGGTCGACCTACGAGTTTCAGCGGGGCTCGCTCAAAGGTTTTGGATTTGGCGGCGGCCTGTTTGCGGTCGGTGCCCGCAAGGGTGACCTGGAAAATACCTTCGATGTGGATGGCTATGTGCGCACCGATGCCACGGTGTTCTATAACTATAGCGAGAACATCCAGACATCCCTCAATATCCAGAATCTGTTCGACGTGGAATACATCGAGGCTTCCCGCGGCCGAAGAGAGATCCACCCCGGTGCGCCTTTGACGGTGATGGGGACGCTTTCGCTTACGTTCTGA
- the uxuA gene encoding mannonate dehydratase, with protein MRQTWRWFGPRDLVSVDDMLQAGVEGAVSALHHIPPGQVWATEEIRQRQREIATRRDGSPSGLAWDVVESLPVSEDIKKQTGDWRTHLENYKISLTNLANAGIKTICYNFMPVLDWTRTDLAYRLAHGGTCMRFDVFDFAAFDIFILNRPGAATAFPEGVYEEAERRFRGMNETERQALSGNVVFGLPGAAEHFTLEDVRRHLAEYEAIDADQLRTHLVTFLEEVVPLAERLGVRLCCHPDDPPFPLLGLPRIMSTEGDYERVMRAVDSPANGITLCSGSLGARADNDIPGMMERLGDRVHFLHMRNVKREDDQMPGSFYEAEHLGGDTDMVAFVAAVLKEETRRRAQGRADCSIPFRPDHGQDILDDLNRKAQPGYPAIGRLKGLAELRGIMTALSTASSGSA; from the coding sequence ATGCGCCAGACGTGGCGATGGTTCGGTCCGCGCGACCTGGTAAGCGTCGACGACATGCTCCAAGCAGGTGTCGAAGGCGCCGTCTCAGCCCTCCATCACATCCCCCCGGGTCAGGTCTGGGCGACCGAGGAAATCCGCCAGCGCCAACGGGAAATCGCCACGCGCCGCGACGGCAGTCCTTCCGGCTTGGCCTGGGATGTGGTGGAAAGCCTGCCGGTGTCTGAAGACATCAAGAAGCAGACGGGTGATTGGCGCACGCATCTCGAGAACTACAAGATCAGTTTGACGAACCTCGCGAACGCGGGGATCAAGACCATCTGCTACAACTTCATGCCGGTGTTGGACTGGACGCGCACGGACCTTGCCTACAGGCTCGCGCACGGTGGCACCTGTATGCGCTTCGATGTCTTCGACTTCGCGGCATTCGACATCTTCATCCTGAACCGACCGGGCGCCGCAACGGCCTTTCCGGAGGGTGTCTACGAGGAAGCGGAACGCCGCTTCCGCGGGATGAACGAGACGGAACGTCAGGCGCTCTCCGGCAACGTGGTCTTTGGCCTTCCCGGCGCGGCGGAGCATTTCACGCTCGAGGATGTCCGCCGTCATCTTGCCGAATACGAAGCCATCGACGCCGACCAGTTGCGCACACATCTGGTCACCTTCCTGGAGGAGGTTGTGCCGCTCGCCGAACGTCTTGGCGTGCGGCTCTGCTGCCACCCGGATGATCCGCCGTTCCCGCTCTTGGGACTGCCACGGATCATGTCGACCGAGGGGGATTACGAACGGGTCATGCGCGCCGTCGACAGTCCCGCCAACGGCATCACGCTCTGCTCGGGGTCGCTGGGCGCCCGGGCGGACAACGACATTCCGGGCATGATGGAACGGCTCGGGGATCGGGTGCACTTCCTGCACATGCGCAATGTGAAGCGGGAAGACGACCAGATGCCCGGCTCCTTCTACGAGGCCGAACATCTTGGCGGTGACACCGACATGGTCGCTTTCGTCGCCGCCGTCTTGAAGGAGGAGACACGGCGACGCGCGCAGGGTCGCGCCGACTGCTCGATCCCGTTCCGGCCCGATCACGGACAGGACATTCTGGACGACCTCAACCGCAAGGCCCAACCCGGCTATCCAGCGATCGGGCGCCTCAAGGGGCTCGCCGAACTGCGCGGTATCATGACCGCGCTCAGCACCGCATCGTCCGGGAGCGCCTGA
- a CDS encoding FecR family protein, with protein MTRPRRRSANTGPHNDALAEEATAWFVRMTSDAVSEADRRAFQAWLDRDPAHRAAYEDAQALWGELGGLPDPRPGAATGSPPSDQCARHKEESSPRRRSHVWPVAAAILVAGVVGLWALGGTDSLRADYATAVGETREAALADGSVVRLNTDTALTVDLGDDCRCVELLRGEAFFTVASEPDRPFRVTAGDGTAQALGTAFAVREADAAVRVGVVEGQVRVARGQTGGDDPDGVTLGAGEVARYGPVGGIETRHADVAALTAWRHGRLVFSDRRLRDVVAELDRYRPGAILFLESAIAEARFTGVFRLDDTGRALAAIEATLPVDVIHVTPWLTLLRADG; from the coding sequence ATGACACGACCGAGGCGCCGCTCGGCGAATACAGGTCCGCACAACGACGCGCTGGCCGAAGAAGCGACCGCGTGGTTCGTGCGCATGACCTCCGATGCTGTCAGCGAAGCGGACCGCCGTGCCTTCCAAGCCTGGCTCGATCGCGATCCCGCCCATCGCGCGGCGTATGAAGATGCGCAGGCGCTCTGGGGCGAGCTTGGCGGCCTGCCCGATCCGCGGCCCGGCGCCGCGACCGGGAGTCCCCCATCCGATCAGTGTGCTCGGCACAAAGAAGAGAGTTCTCCTCGGCGTCGAAGCCATGTGTGGCCGGTGGCAGCAGCTATCTTGGTCGCCGGGGTCGTTGGCCTGTGGGCATTGGGCGGCACGGACAGCTTGCGGGCCGACTACGCCACGGCTGTTGGCGAAACCCGGGAAGCGGCCTTGGCCGATGGCTCGGTGGTTCGCCTCAACACCGATACGGCGCTCACGGTCGACCTGGGCGACGACTGCCGCTGCGTCGAGCTGCTGCGCGGCGAAGCCTTTTTTACCGTGGCGTCCGAACCGGACCGACCGTTCCGGGTGACAGCGGGCGACGGCACGGCGCAAGCGCTTGGCACGGCGTTCGCCGTGCGTGAAGCGGACGCGGCCGTGCGCGTGGGCGTCGTCGAGGGGCAGGTCCGCGTGGCCCGTGGACAAACCGGAGGCGATGACCCGGACGGCGTCACGCTGGGGGCGGGCGAGGTGGCGCGCTACGGCCCTGTGGGCGGCATCGAGACGCGACACGCCGATGTGGCGGCGCTGACCGCTTGGCGCCACGGTCGGCTGGTCTTTTCCGATCGGCGCCTGCGTGACGTGGTGGCCGAACTCGACCGCTATCGCCCTGGCGCTATCCTGTTCCTCGAGTCCGCGATCGCTGAGGCGCGTTTCACGGGGGTCTTCCGGCTCGACGATACCGGCCGGGCGCTTGCCGCCATCGAGGCGACGCTGCCGGTCGACGTCATCCATGTCACCCCCTGGCTCACCTTGCTGCGCGCCGACGGCTGA